In Amphiura filiformis chromosome 1, Afil_fr2py, whole genome shotgun sequence, the following are encoded in one genomic region:
- the LOC140167013 gene encoding neuronal acetylcholine receptor subunit alpha-10-like — translation MKTISSILKWAFLVWAHFKDCEGSYHKQLRDHLIQNYGNVVIRPVKDTSTLTKVTVRPLFNNLVEMNMKSQYFIMDCWLKLIWTDEFLIWDPANYNGTGHIYLPSDLVWKPDITFYENVDLFFQRFKPDTVVNITSTGQITWLVPIFLVSGCPIRVMWFPYDIQVCDMTFGSFGYTGKELELIPESGEDANQNRYLANGVWDMVAVDMKPMTTYFSCCEFPFYEVQYRLIFKRQPDFYLLNLIIPVSLISVLSLMAFYLPPECGEKVTLSVTNLLALVVFQQIISDNMPPNGSESPIIGSYFFSMIATVSASVIATVIVIHMSSIAHKPIPSWVHWIVLQILPRLVCMNAIKTSQRHHETKSAKRETATISSTHYLHNLIAPVVHMSTFADEDINDGSKLQSKSFDVQIEEENQNRHDWKLVSLVVDRYMMLIFSITTVVITVTLLVTITIGSKQEFEYEIDFLNNTWKLSTERWL, via the exons ATGAAAACCATTTCATCGATACTTAAATGGGCATTTCTGGTTTGGGCTCATTTTAAAG attGTGAGGGCTCATATCATAAGCAGTTAAGGGATCATCTGATACAGAATTATGGCAACGTGGTCATCAGACCAGTGAAAGACACCTCTACGCTAACGAAGGTTACAGTTCGTCCTCTGTTCAATAATCTTGTCGAAATG AATATGAAAAGTCAATATTTTATAATGGATTGCTGGTTAAAACTG ATATGGACAGATGAGTTTCTCATATGGGATCCGGCGAACTATAATGGAACTGGTCACATTTATCTGCCTTCAGACTTGGTATGGAAACCAGACATTACATTTTATGAAAA CGTTGACTTATTCTTTCAACGATTCAAACCAGACACTGTAGTAAACATCACTTCAACAGGTCAGATCACGTGGCTTGTCCCTATCTTCCTTGTCAGTGGCTGTCCTATAAGAGTCATGTGGTTTCCCTATGATATTCAGGTGTGTGATATGACATTTGGCTCATTTGGGTATACTGGTAAAGAGCTTGAGCTAATACCAGAGTCTGGAGAAGACGCTAATCAaaacag ATACTTGGCGAATGGTGTATGGGATATGGTCGCTGTTGATATGAAGCCAATGACGACATATTTTTCATGTTGCGAATTTCCTTTCTACGAAGTCCAATACCGGTTGATATTTAAACGTCAACCAGACTTTTACCTTCTAAATCTGATCATCCCAGTCTCTCTCATCTCGGTACTTTCACTAATGGCATTTTACCTTCCACCGGAGTGCGGGGAAAAGGTGACGCTGTCTGTCACCAATCTGCTGGCACTAGTTGTATTTCAGCAGATCATTTCTGATAATATGCCTCCAAATGGTTCAGAATCGCCTATTATTG GCTCGTACTTTTTTTCAatgatagcaacagtgagtgcATCTGTTATTGCAACCGTTATTGTTATTCACATGAGTAGTATCGCACACAAACCTATTCCAAGTTGGGTTCATTGGATAGTGCTACAAATATTACCACGTCTTGTATGTATGAATGCTATCAAGACAAGTCAGCGTCATCATGAGACGAAGTCTGCGAAGAGGGAAACAGCTACAATCTCATCTACGCATTATCTGCATAATTTGATCGCTCCAGTGGTGCACATGTCCACTTTTGCTGATGAGGATATCAATGATGGATCAAAACTCCAATCCAAAAGTTTTGACGTCCAGATTGAGGAAGAGAATCAGAATCGCCATGATTGGAAATTAGTGTCGCTCGTCGTCGATAGATATATGATGTTAATATTTTCCATTACTACAGTTGTTATTACTGTTACGTTATTAGTAACAATTACTATTGGAAGCAAGCAGGAGTTTGAGtatgaaattgattttttaaacAACACTTGGAAATTATCCACAGAACGTTGGTTATAA
- the LOC140163135 gene encoding neuronal acetylcholine receptor subunit alpha-5-like, producing MASMFNNKDALLGLTNISSMFKLAFFILSHIPDCEGSPHQQLRNNLMSNYGDVVIRPVKDASTPTKVTVRPLFNNLVEMDIKNQYFVMDTWLKLVWTDEFLTWDPAEYNGTSDIYLPSDAVWKPDITFYENVDLFFQRFKSDTVVYVTSTGHLTWFVTTMFVSGCAIRVTWFPYDIQVCDMTFGSFGYTGKELELIPETGKDANQNRYLENGVWDMVATNKKKMTTHFSCCDFPFYEVQYRLIFKRQPDFYIKYLIIPVFLLSVLSLMVFYLPPDSGEKVTLCITNLLALVVFQQIISDNMPPSGAESPIIGSFFLSMIAIVSSSVVGTILVIHMNGISRRPVPQWVHWLLLQKLPRLVCLDGIKSSRHHFETKPADTESEKLSSKTFNDQMEDEKRNRYDWKLVALVVDRYLMVIFSTVTVAITSALLAIIAMGSAREFESEMEILNNSWKLFTERWL from the exons ATGGCATCAATGTTCAACAATAAAG ATGCCTTACTAGGACTAACAAATATTTCATCAATGTTTAAATTGGCCTTCTTCATTTTGTCTCACATTCCAG ATTGTGAGGGATCACCCCATCAGCAGTTAAGGAATAACTTGATGTCGAATTATGGAGATGTGGTCATCAGGCCAGTGAAAGACGCCTCTACACCAACTAAGGTTACAGTTCGTCCACTGTTCAACAATCTTGTCGAAATG GATATCAAAAATCAGTATTTTGTCATGGACACCTGGTTAAAACTT GTTTGGACCGACGAGTTTCTAACATGGGATCCAGCTGAATACAATGGAACCAGTGATATTTATCTGCCTTCAGACGCGGTATGGAAACCAGACATCACATTTTACGAAAA CGTTGATTTGTTCTTTCAAAGATTCAAATCAGACACGGTAGTATACGTTACATCAACAGGCCACCTCACGTGGTTTGTTACAACAATGTTCGTTAGTGGTTGTGCTATACGAGTCACGTGGTTTCCCTATGATATTCAGGTGTGTGATATGACGTTTGGTTCATTTGGATATACTGGTAAAGAACTTGAGCTAATACCAGAGACCGGAAAAGACGCTAATCAAAACAG ATACTTAGAAAACGGCGTATGGGACATGGTCGCCACTAATAAGAAGAAAATGACGACGCATTTTTCATGTTGCGACTTTCCTTTCTACGAAGTCCAATACCGGCTGATATTTAAACGTCAACCAGATTTTTACATCAAATATCTGATCATCCCAGTCTTTCTTCTTTCGGTTCTGTCACTTATGGTATTTTACCTTCCACCTGATAGCGGAGAAAAAGTGACACTATGTATCACCAATCTGCTGGCTCTAGTTGTATTTCAGCAGATCATTTCTGATAATATGCCTCCAAGTGGTGCAGAATCACCTATTATTG GCTCTTTCTTTTTATCAATGATAGCAATAGTGAGTTCATCCGTTGTTGGAACCATCCTTGTGATACACATGAATGGTATCTCCCGGAGACCAGTTCCACAATGGGTGCATTGGTTATTATTACAGAAATTACCCCGCCTTGTGTGCCTGGATGGTATCAAGTCAAGCCGTCATCACTTCGAAACAAAGCCTGCTGACACTGAATCTGAGAAGCTGTCATCCAAAACTTTTAACGACCAAATGGAAGACGAGAAAAGGAATCGCTACGATTGGAAGTTAGTGGCTCTCGTTGTAGATAGATATCTGATGGTAATATTTTCCACGGTTACTGTTGCTATTACCAGTGCACTACTTGCAATAATTGCTATGGGAAGTGCAcgagaatttgaaagtgaaatGGAAATATTAAACAATTCATGGAAACTGTTCACAGAACGTTGGTTGTGA
- the LOC140163145 gene encoding neuronal acetylcholine receptor subunit alpha-5-like, protein MEVWTDEFLTWDPAEYNGTSDIYLPSDAVWKPDITFYENVDLFFQRFKSDTVVYVTSTGHLTWFVTTMFVSGCAIRVTWFPYDIQVCDMTFGSFGYTGKELELIPETGKDANQNRYVENGVWDMVATNKKQMTTYFSCCDFPFYEVQYRLIFKRRPGFYIKYLIIPVFLLSVLSLMVFYLPPDSGEKVTLCITNLLALVVFQQIISDNMPPSGAESPIIGSFFLSMIAIVSSSVVGTILVIHMNGISRRPVPGWVDWLLLQKLPRLVCLHAIKASPHHFETKPADTESEKLSSNIFDDQMEHEKRNRYDWKLVALVVDRYLLVIFSTATVVITGALLTIIVTGSAREYEHEMEILNNSWKLFTERWL, encoded by the exons ATGGAG GTTTGGACCGACGAGTTTCTAACATGGGATCCAGCTGAATACAATGGAACCAGTGATATTTATCTGCCTTCAGACGCGGTATGGAAACCAGACATCACATTTTACGAAAA TGTTGATTTGTTCTTCCAAAGATTCAAATCAGACACGGTAGTATACGTTACATCCACAGGCCACCTCACGTGGTTTGTTACAACTATGTTCGTTAGTGGTTGTGCTATACGAGTCACGTGGTTTCCCTATGATATTCAGGTGTGTGATATGACGTTTGGTTCATTTGGATATACTGGTAAAGAACTTGAGCTAATACCAGAAACCGGAAAAGACGCTAATCAAAACAG ATACGTGGAAAACGGCGTATGGGACATGGTCGCCACTAACAAGAAACAAATGACAACGTATTTTTCATGTTGCGACTTTCCTTTCTACGAAGTCCAATACCGGCTGATATTTAAACGGCGACCAGGTTTTTACATCAAATATCTGATCATCCCAGTCTTTCTTCTTTCGGTTCTGTCACTTATGGTATTTTACCTTCCACCTGATAGCGGGGAAAAAGTGACACTATGCATCACCAACCTGCTGGCACTAGTTGTATTTCAGCAGATCATTTCTGATAATATGCCTCCAAGTGGAGCAGAATCACCTATTATTG GCTCTTTCTTTTTATCAATGATAGCAATAGTAAGTTCATCTGTTGTTGGAACCATCCTTGTGATACACATGAATGGTATCTCCCGGAGACCAGTTCCAGGATGGGTGGATTGGTTATTATTGCAGAAATTACCACGCCTTGTGTGCCTGCATGCTATCAAGGCAAGCCCTCATCACTTCGAAACGAAGCCTGCTGACACAGAAAGTGAGAAGCTGtcatcaaacatttttgatgaccaaatgGAGCACGAGAAAAGGAATCGCTACGATTGGAAGTTAGTGGCTCTCGTTGTAGATAGATATCTGTTGGTAATATTTTCCACAGCCACTGTTGTTATCACTGGCGCTCTGCTTACAATAATTGTTACAGGAAGTGCGCGAGAATATGAACATGAAATGGAGATACTAAACAATTCATGGAAACTGTTCACAGAACGGTGGTTGTGA